One genomic window of Fusarium fujikuroi IMI 58289 draft genome, chromosome FFUJ_chr01 includes the following:
- a CDS encoding related to hormone-sensitive lipase, with protein sequence MIDHVLGRPSVKSRRLQVLAVLTFWSAYLVKGHKHGPPGAQLLSRLFSKRLTAWQTVVITMIYLYAARNFSTLVGLASPEPLANMYDATYYRATWVLTALDAGFWTAMKIKTKWLRDMASIVFSLFYLVAAEKADEKVRKVRGMITVEHLRVSWNKGTSPYLSFFQGLMRPRFMRWPPRQIRIPRPADSDYKEPVLAWLYYDGPLSDLHRHDRLILDIPGGGFVAMDPRCNDDKLFSWAAKSALPILSLDYKKAPEFPYPYALNECFDVYRTIVNTKGRCIGLPGTEVPRIIVTGDSAGGNLAVASTLMIMETRHSAFRRPGQTELPAPDGLVCFYPALDMNIGNWMTDEQMSLIKDRKARKTNRRIMRRKSMQYNELVGTPHHSDDEEDGSPPPHTKLSALTTKEALIAASQGPRSPHPEFSHVGPRSLSFPKDASETDEKKSSHHPEPMKTRLATSSMISYFNDRVLTPEMMRAMIILYIGAHNRPDFSQDYLLSPVLAPEALLVDFPKTYFMTGERDPLVDDTVIFAGRLRRAKEAAFVQEQSERHKNAEFNDRDAAEVMLIPGTSHGFMQFPTVYPPAWRHFERCIDWFDQLFDHAEVMRVRKDRQARAARSQTNGFGINGDGRHHMRTESSEEDRPLEISMTKMNQRRSSNQTTPQQSPDLNGGSESGDTTPRAHTNGTSLSNGDKNAKRRKSVGLSKSKNRNKSLVKLKSSDDLLGRRMQGLASGLTGMGDDD encoded by the exons ATGATAGACCACGTCCTAGGACGGCCTTCAGTCAAGTCTCGACGGCTCCAGGTCCTCGCAGTCTTGACTTTTTGGTCTGCCTATTTAGTAAA AGGCCACAAACATGGCCCTCCTGGCGCTCAGTTGCTCTCGAGACTCTTCTCTAAGCGCCTGACAGCATGGCAAACCGTCGTGATAACGATGATCTACTTATACGCCGCCCGAAACTTCAGCACCCTAGTTGGACTCGCGAGCCCAGAGCCCTTGGCCAATATGTACGACGCAACATACTACCGAGCTACATGGGTCCTGACTGCGCTGGACGCTGGCTTCTGGACGGCCATGAAGATCAAGACGAAATGGTTGCGCGATATGGCGAGCATCGTCTTCTCGCTCTTCTACCTcgttgctgctgagaaggcagaCGAAAAGGTCCGAAAGGTCCGGGGTATGATTACCGTTGAACATCTGCGAGTGTCTTGGAATAAGGGCACCTCGCCGTATTTGAGTTTCTTTCAAGGACTCATGCGGCCTCGTTTCATGCGTTGGCCTCCAAGGCAGATCCGAATTCCACGGCCTGCCGATAGCGACTACAAAGAGCCTGTACTTGCGTGGCTGTACTACGATGGTCCTTTGTCAGATCTTCACCGTCACGATAGACTGATTCTCGATATCCCGGGTGGTGGCTTCGTTGCCATGGATCCTCGCTGTAACGATGACAAGCTGTTCTCATGGGCTGCCAAGTCAGCGTTGCCAATTCTGAGTCTCGACTATAAGAAGGCACCAGAGTTCCCGTATCCATATGCACTGAATGAGTGCTTCGATGTTTACAGAACTATTGTAAACACCAAAGGTCGATGCATAGGTCTGCCAGGCACCGAAGTCCCTCGAATCATCGTCACTGGTGATAGTGCTGGAGGAAACCTGGCGGTTGCTTCAACGTTGATGATCATGGAGACAAGACATTCCGCGTTCCGCAGACCAGGCCAAACTGAACTGCCAGCTCCTGATGGACTTGTGTGCTTCTATCCAGCTTTGGATATGAACATTGGCAACTGGATGACAGATGAGCAGATGTCTTTGATCAAAGACCGAAAGGCGAGGAAAACGAATAGAAGAATTATGCGACGCAAGAGCATGCAGTACAATGAGCTCGTGGGAACTCCCCATCActctgacgatgaagaagatggatcgCCGCCACCGCATACCAAGTTAAGCGCTTTGACGACGAAGGAGGCTTTGATTGCGGCATCTCAAGGACCTAGAAGTCCACACCCTGAGTTCTCTCATGTGGGTCCTCGATCGTTGAGCTTCCCGAAAGATGCATCTGAGACCGATGAGAAAAAgtcctctcatcatcctgaACCGATGAAGACGCGACTGGCCACTTCATCGATGATCTCTTACTTCAATGACCGAGTCCTCACGCCTGAAATGATGAGAGCCATGATTATCTTGTACATCGGCGCTCATAACCGACCTGATTTCAGCCAGGACTATCTTCTTAGCCCCGTACTAGCTCCAGAAGCACTGCTCGTCGACTTTCCCAAGACATACTTTATGACTGGAGAGCGAGATCCTCTGGTCGATGATACGGTCATCTTTGCAGGACGACTTCGCCGTGCCAAAGAGGCTGCATTTGTTCAGGAACAGTCGGAAAGACATAAGAACGCCGAGTTCAATGATAGAGACGCAGCCGAGGTGATGCTGATTCCTGGAACATCCCATGGCTTCATGCAGTTCCCAACTGTGTATCCTCCTGCTTGGCGACACTTTGAGAGATGCATCGATTGGTTCGATCAACTCTTCGACCACGCAGAAGTCATGCGCGTTCGCAAAGACAGACAAGCCCGAGCCGCCAGGTCCCAGACCAACGGCTTCGGAATCAACGGCGACGGTCGTCACCACATGCGCACTGAATCCAGCGAAGAAGACCGACCCCTCGAGATCAGCATGACAAAGATGAATCAGCGACGCAGCTCCAACCAGACAACACCCCAGCAGAGCCCCGACCTCAACGGCGGCAGTGAAAGCGGCGACACGACGCCACGAGCGCACACCAACGGAACGTCTTTATCAAACGGCGATAAGAACGCCAAGAGACGCAAGAGTGTGGGTTTgagcaagagcaagaataGAAACAAGAGCCTTGTCAAGCTCAAGAGTTCTGATGATCTGCTGGGGAGACGTATGCAGGGACTTGCGAGCGGATTGACGGGGATGGGCGATGACGACTAG